Below is a genomic region from Ailuropoda melanoleuca isolate Jingjing chromosome 8, ASM200744v2, whole genome shotgun sequence.
CATCAAAAGCCGTGTTGGTCGAGGGTCCACTACccagcccttcccaccccccccgtccaaaaaaaaaaaaaaaaaaaaaaaaaaaaaaaaaaaaaaaaaaNCCATTCCATCCAACTTCCCGCCCCCTTACCCCACTTTCCGGATGGCTCTGAGAGGTGACAGAAGTCCCAAATGGTCccaggggaaggagctgggccAAGAGCACGGGTCAAGCGTTATTTCTACCCCATCCTGTCCCATGCTGCCCGAGGTTGGGGGACCAGCCACTGCTGCCCGCAGAGGCTGCCTGTGGACCTGAGGCCAGCTGTTCTGACTGGTCAAATACCCCAGTCTAGCAGATGAGGCTTCCCTACGTGACAGGGACTCCCTCCCAGGAGAACAGCCTCTCCATTTCCTGGCTGTGCTGGGCACCACAGCCCCGGGCTGGCTTGGGGAGATGGTGGGAGGGGGGTGTCCTCAccaaatggattattttttcagttctggAAATGAAACACCAGGCACCTGCTTCTTCCTTGTGTCTTTTATAGTGGTTGCTCCCATCGTTTGGAATCCCAAAGCATCTGTCAATAGGGAGGCAGGCAGGACGGCCCCCATTCTCAGCAACAGCAGCCCCGGGCCTGTTGCTTCTACTCAGTGGCCCGCGGGCCACCCCTACAAGCACCAGCAGGCAGCTCTGCTAATGGCAAGGTCCTAAGAAGGACGGAGGCGTGGGTAGCCCATCTGAGGGGCTCTGCTCCCAGGTTCTCCTCTGAGGAGCATTCAGTGTCGACCCAACGGCCCCACGTGGCCTGCATCAACCCCGCGGAAGGCCGGGGGACGATCCTGCTTTGTGAGGAGGAAGTGCTGTCCTCCAAAGTGCACGGTGAAGGGCTTAGCTCCTGAGACCTCAGGGACAGTGCCCAGCTGGACTGGTCCTGAAGAAGAGGAAGGTACCCACATGGTGGTTTCCTTCCAAGCCATGGTCCCTATTCCCCCTTCTATGCCCCCCTCCCAAAAAGTCACGGCCACACCTCCGTCTGCTTGCCTCTGGTCCCATCGCCAGGACCCACCAGGAGCCCGAGTGCTGGCGGCCGCGCCCCCGATGTCGCCCCTCCCCCGGGCGCCCCTGTGCCGGACGGTCCACCCTGAGGCCCTCATGTCTGTTCCGCAGCTAAAATGTTCCCTTCCTCGATGCTCTGCAGCTGCAGCCTCTGACTCGCGAGAGTCCTGCTGCCTCGGCGGCCCCCAAAGCCAGCCCCTGGGACAGTCCGAGCTGCGGCCAGGACCCCGGGCAACGCCTCCTCCCCGAACAGGTTGATCTTGGCTTCGGCCTCTATGACTTTGGCCAAGCTGGCCGCGTAACTGTCCAAGGACTCGTGCACTTCAGCTTTCACGTGAAGAATAGGGTTCCTGGAAGCatctgagggagaagcagaaagaaggtTCGCCGAGGGCTGGGACCAATGTCTATGGGGAACATGCCTGCAGATGCTTCGGGGTCCGGGGAGTGGGCGACGCAAACTGAGAGCGTGGGTTTTGTGGCCAGATTCCCTCAGCTCAAATCCCTGACGTCCCATTTCCTAGCTGGGGAGGTGTGGAGCTCACCTgacctgcttcctcatctgtggagAGAAGGTCACAGTGCACCCCTTCCTAGGGTTACGTAACTGCGGTCGTTAAGGAATTCTTTCTGAAACGTCTAGGTCTGGCCCTAGACAAGGAAGGCTTGCTAAACCCTTCCTAGTAACGATATTCAAAATTCCACGTGGTAGTTCAGCTCCCTAGAGCCATACAACGTCTCCGGCTGCCTCGGGCCCAACCACAAGGCCTCATGCCGGCCAGAACCTTGGGGTTGGAAGTAACATAAAGGTCCGCACACCCCACCTAGGACCCCGATAGCTCACACCAACAGAGAGAGCTCACACCCAGTGCCTGATCATTACTGCCCTCGCCGCCCATCTTTCCCCTGGCGTTTCGGGGGGACAGTTCAGCCCCTACCCCTCACATTTCCACCCCATGTGATGCACACACCCTCTATCACCCGTTTCAAGGAATCTGCAGGCAGCCTCGGGCGCTGCTTCACACACGTGAATGCAGAAGAGGGGAGGGACATgtggcctccccctgccccctcacctGTGCTCCTCCCTGGCTGCAGACAGGTGGCCCTCGGAACCGCCGTCCCCATGAAGCAGGCCTGAAGCGGCCACACCGGCCTGTGTGGGCTCGGCGGATCGGGGAGGGAGTCACTCATGTTTGATTTCAAGGGGTGATAAGTGATAAAGCCCACGAGGCTGCAGGCCAGACTCTGTCCTTGAGTCTGCTTTGTCTCTCTGCCCTCTGTGACTGCCCCTCAATTGGGCTGGAGtcggggagtggggtgggagaagaCGTGGGACTCACTGCCCTCCTTTCCTGTCCCGGTCAGCATCCCTGAGTCCCTGACTCCACCACACCCGAGCCCCGTCGTGCTGGTGGCTGTCCTCGTGTGCTGGGACTCAGAGCAGAGAGAACCTTCCACCTGTGGGCACTCTGCATGGTCCCCTGTCCCCCTTCTGATCAGTGTGTCTGGTTGGGAAACCAGACCCTATGTTCCAGAGGCCACAAGGTGCTGGGGTTGGAATCAGGGCAGGcgggaggcaggggtgggcacTGGAGCAGAGCTCAGTCCTCTCACGGCCTTCGCATGCCCTCATCGACTCCAGGGGCAACAGATGGGCACGGCCTGTGCTGAGGCCGGAACACGTGGGGGGCCACCGCTTCCGCTTCCCGCGTGAGGGAGCAGAGGCCCAGAGCGGCGAGTTCAGATCCGCGCCCACACCTCAcccagaaaggagagaaacaacGGAGGGCTCGGAAGCTTTCCCCCAACCCAGCAGCTTCCCAAGGGAGGAGATGGGAATCAGGATCTGCGGGGGGTGTGTGTCCATCTAGACTTCGACAGCCCCGCTTCCCAGCCCAGATGCCGCCTGCTGCAACAGTGGCCAAGTGAGccgggcaggggcaggagcacGCAGGGCGGCGGGCAAGGCCAGGAGGCCTGGGATGTTGGCGCCGGGAGCAGGGCTGAGCCAAGCAATCCGCCCAgatcccttcctttccccccagcGGTCCTGAAGCAGTCCGCCACACACCAACCTTTGAGTTGTTCCACTTCATCCTCAAAGGTCACGGAGCTCCTTCTCTTGGGGGGGCAGGTgcagtgggagggagggctgTCATCAGACGTGCAGTCCTCGAGCAGCATCACGTCTGTTCCTAAAACCAAGGCTGGGTCATGCACACGGAACTGGCGACGCAAGGTCCTCCTCGCcgccccctcctccacctcccccgATGGCCCCTGCACCCTCTTTCCCATGTGTTCAAACCCCCGCCAACGGGTGCAACATCCTGCCTGTAGCATTTGCCCAACAAACACTGTGAGCATCGGCTCATTTCGGGGAGATTTCAGGGAGGCTGCAGCCAGAGCCCTGGGGCGGCTTCAGACACGAAACACACAGTGTGTTATCCGGACAGGCAGGGAGTCCAACTAGCGTGCCtctgagccaggcctggggcagaggagagggggcgGCAGGGCCCTATGACAAGGAGCTTAGTGTTCTGAGGATTCTTTTTACAGTCTGAATCTCCATCGTtgttaaaataaacattcaaaactTGAAAATGTAGAGTTCTTTGGGGAtcaaaaaagaactgaaaaatgtaCCCCACTAAAGagtggggaaacaaaggcagggAGGCTGAGATGGGACCGTGGCCCGACACTAGGGCGAATGTTGGGACCAGCGTTCTTCCATCCTGGTCTCCAGCTTTCAATCCTTCAAGGCCTTAGTGCTCAGGAAATGGGGGAGACAGGGCAGCCCCGGGGTCCTCCTGCTGCTTCAGAACAGGCTGCAAAAGCATCAGTGCCGCCCTCGCCTGCGAAAAGAACATTCCTTGGGCCGCCATCAGCATGTGGCAATTAAGCACACGGCTGGCGCTCCACATGGACGTAGGATCTCGGGCAGGCTGCTGAATCCCTCAGCATCTCCAAGTCTGTGACGCGGGGCTGGTAGTTCATCTGCCTCACAGAGTCGTCTGGGGATGATGGGACACGTGTGGCACAGTGCTTGGCCCCCAGCAGGGGCTAAATCGGTGGCCGTCGTCCCTGACAAGACACAGCTGATAAAGGGTCGGGCTGACGCTCCCGCACGCTCCGATCTGTGTGACCCCACGGCCCAAGCTCCTTCCCCGGGCTACGATGCTGTCCCCTTACTCCTTCTGCCTGGCCACCTACTACCTGCTCTTGGGGTTGCAACGTCACCCTCAGACAAGCTGTTCTAAGGCTCATCGCCAAATACTCCCCAAAGGGCCTCCCCTTCCATAGCTCCCCACCCAGTTACGGTCTTTCCATAAGGGCAGGAGCACGTGGGAAGCACGTGGGATGATGGACGGTCTTCCCCAGTCCACAGAAAGCTCCGGGCAGCCCACCACTCTATCTCTAGAACCTAGGACAGGGTCGGGCCaaatcaatgtttgttgaatgaatgaatgtcacaCTGCTCCTGGATCCCCCTGGTTGTCTGAGAAATGGGGAAACACCTGGGGAGGGACCCAGAGACCTTGTTTTCCTCCAAATCACACGAGGGACTTGGGCGAGAGGGGCTGGCGTGACCAGCGGTTCAACCCACTGGCTGACAGGTGACAGAACATTCTCAGGGAATATTCTGCCTCCAGGGAAAACTGTCTGTGACAAAAGGCCAGGTCTTGGTCTCAGCCCGCGGCCTACCCCAGACTTCCACGACacaggcagaggctgggagaagcagGTCAAGGCAGAGAAGAGTGTTCACAAGCTCCCGGCAGCAGGGATGGAGCAAACCCCCCACTGCCCTCAGCCCGGCTCGTGGGCAAAGGCTGGCCCGGGATGGAGAGCGGACGCCTCTGCCCACCTACCTCTCACCAGGGCCTTGTGAGGCCCGCAGCAGCAAGTGGCCGGTGGGGACCGCGACAGCACAGGCAGCTGCCGGGAGGAGACGCTCCGGCCTGCAGGATCCCCTGGGGGGCAGCCCCGGGGGGACGGGGAGCATCTGCGCTGGAGACGTGTTTCTTCAGGGAGGCTGAGTTTCGCAAAGGCAGGGCCCTGGGCATGCCAGGATGGTGACGAGGGGGTGTGATCTCGGTGGCACTGCCCCTGATCGAGGGAGGATTCCCCCCAATTCACAAACAGGGGTGCTCCCAGGCTTAGAAAGAGATTAAGCGTCTTGCCCAAGAGAACAAGGCTCGAAAAAGGCCCGTCACACACGGACAGCCGGGCAGCTGGACCCCCAAGCCGGTCCTGGCCGTCGGTCCGACACTAACAGTAACAACTCATGGTCCACTGTCACTTTTCAAAGGGTTTCAATGCATCGGGATCTGAGGACAACCCCttgtgggggagagacagaactGAAGTCCCCACGTTACACAGGAGGGAACTAAGGCACGGAAGCGCTGGCGAGGAAAGCGGCGGCCAGAAGCCCATGCTCAGGCCGCGGCCCTCCCGCCGGCTCCTGGACTGGCACCGGGGTGCACGCCACGTGGGGGGCTTACCTGAGTCCTGGGAGCAGCTGAAGCCAGTGTCCCCCGTGCTGCTGCTGTTCCCCAGGGGCTGGCCGCCTGCCATGAGGGCCGTGAGGTGTGGGGACAAGCCCAGGTCTGAAAGGTAAAGTCGGCACCGTCAGCACAACCGAGGTCCCGCCGAGGCGGCCACTGACGCTCCCTCTTCGGTTGTCCCCACCAGCCTCACCGCAGCCTTCCCTGTCCTGTCTCTTGCAAACTGGGCTCTCAACCCACTGCCGGATCGCAAGCCCCCAGCTGCCCTTTCCCCTTCCTatcccctggggtgggggggtctgcaCTGCGACAGGATTCCCTGGGCCTCCGGAAGAGGAAACTCTAACAACAACACACACCAACAAGGCAGGTGGGAGGGAAAACACGGGGTGCATGGTCTTGGGAAGTGGGTGCACCGTGACCTCCTGAGATCCCACTTAAATACCAGAAAGGAATTTCCAAGAGCGCAAACGGCAAAGTGGGAGAGAATGCCTGTAAGCTAGAAGGTGAGGACCGGGGGCCTGACCCGGGGAGCGGAGGCCGGCGGCTGGGGAAGCCTGGGCGGAGGCCAGTTCTCACCCAGTCCCCCCAGAGCTCAGGACCTGGAGGCCTAGGAGCCTCTGCGGCAGGTGGGGCTGGACAGAAAGTCTGTATAGGCAGTGGCGGGTCCCTTCCACCACTCTTTCCAGCCCAGGCTCAGGAGGATGAGGGGATAACCTGGGGGACTGGCCTTAGAGACCCCCGTCAGAGTTGAGGCAACACTGGATAAGCCATGGGTGCAGAGACAGGCCGCAGAGTTAACAGTGGGACCCCCGCCCCTCAGCTCGCTCGACGTGGCCAGGAGAGTGAGAGCCCTTTCTGGAGCTGGTCAACCAGTCAACGTGCCTCCTGCGCCCCCACGCAGGGCCTCCGACCACTCCCAGGGCCTCGCCATTAACACAGAGGATGGTCAAGGTCCCCAGACTCTCAGGGAGAGGCCTGAGCttgaaagagatgaagaaatacaaaagagagaaagaaaagagaaaaaaatgatttcagaggAAACAATGGAGGGaacttaagaattaaaaaaaaaaacaaaaacaattctacAGGAGTCCCCTGAGAACGTTGGGAGAATAATGACTCCATGAACAAAAGAGCTGAAGGCTCTGGAGACCCCGGAGGTGACGAGAAGGAGCTGTTAGCGATTCAAACTGCAGCACGCGAGGTCAAACCCTCTGGCCTCAGGAGAAAGGCCCGCTGCCGGCAGACTGAATGAGCACCCACATTCTCCCCCCGGTCCACTCACAGGCCGGCCAGGGCCCTGTTCTTTACATTCACCCTAATCCTTCTGGGGGTGCGAGGTGATGGACAAcacactttccttccttccgtgGAGCCAAGGAGGAGATGGGAAGAGCAGGCTTCTCTCCCGATCACCCCTCTGTGAACTTGGGGGATCTCGCTTGTGCAGAGTGCATTGGCGGAGAGGATGGGGACCAGAGAAGACCCCACACGTGCTTGTCCCCGTCCTGAGCCTCAGCCTCAGCATGTGACCACGTCTGGGCAAGAAGCCCAGTCTGGGGAGGGGCCCGTGGGGGATGACACCCTGCCGACTGGGATGGCTAAGGCCACAGTGGGTTTGGGACACGGCTCTGAGGCTGCGGTGAGAGCCAAAACATGGCCTGGTCTCCAGCAGCGCGAGGAGTCGTCGGAGCCAGACCACTGTGGCTGGGCCGGAAGGTGTGGGAACGGTCGCCTGGAAGCACTGCTCCGTCCTGTGTGCATCCAGCATTTACCACTCAACAATGGGTGCAGTTACCCCGGGATCCTTCACATGAAACAATAACATATCTACTGGGTTGGGCCCAATCCAAGCCctgttacaaaattaaaaaaaaaaaagacccaaagttGACAGGCCCCGGGGATCTGGTCAAGCTATGCGGTTCTGAGCTGAACCAGGCTCACTGGAGTCATCGGAAGGCCTCCAGGTGGCACCAGGAAAGGAACATGCAAAAGCAGGTAGGGAAACTCAGAGGCCCCAGGGGGCCCTTCCCGTCTTCCAGCCCCCACCTCTCCAAGGGGCCCGGCAACAAGGCAGCTCTTCTGTGTGTCCACAGCCTTCTCTCCAGGGCACTGCTAGAAAGGCTCCAACCCAGTCCATCAGGTGGCAGGCATTGGTAGAGGGTGCCATCCCACGATGCCCAGGCCACCCTCCCAGCCTGCAGTGGGGTGGGCTGCGGGCCCTCCACCCTGCCTGGGTTGGAGCACTGAGTCAGCGGTGGACGAGTTGCTGGCAGGGCAGCTTGCCCTCTCTCCTGAAGGCCTCTGATGGCCCGTAGCCACCTGTCAGCTCTGGCTCTGTGGCCTGGCCTCCCAAGACCACATGCTAGCACTCGGCTCACCTTCCAGCCCTAAAAGTCAATGTCAACTCCAGGGTTGACCCATCCACCATGAGGTGGCATAGCCTGACCACCTCCAGGTAGCCCAGAGCTCTCCATTCCTTGGGGAGCCCTGTGGGACTCTATCAAGAAGACCTCACGGGCAGCAGGCGCTTTGGTGGCTCAGTGACAGGTGGCTCCTCAGGAAAACCTAAGCCTTGGCACTTCAGCTTGGGGCTAACAGAACGAGAAAACCCAGACCCACTGATCACGGTGGAAATCTGGGTAGGAAATGAACATGACAGCTTGTTTCTAAAACTCTTGGCATCCCACAGTCAGCGGGGAAGCTCCAGATATTTCTGGAATTCCTCTCGGCTCACAAGCACAGTGAGGATTCCTTGGTGCAAACTTCCCAGGAGTccacacaagtggggaggaacAAACTGGGACAGAGCTTGCCGTCCTCCGTGGCTCCTTCTGCAACGGAtctcaccttctttctttccccgTGCAACCTCCAGCGCTGGGGCAGTCTCAGAAGCTCAGGGAGGGGGCCCAGACTCGGATTTTGGTTCTGGAGTCTGGGCGGATCCAAGCCAGGCCCATGGGGGCGTCCGAGGAGGGTCTGCCTGGCGGGGCTCAGCCAGGTGGACCAGGCCCAGAAGGGCGCGGGCATTCCCGGTGTGAGCGGGGCACGCAGGGGTGCGGTGGGAGGGGGCGCCCTGCGCGCTGCTATTCCCAAGCTTCACCAACTCTGCTGGGCGCCTCCTGCCACCTGCCGCAGCTCCCGGCCTTGGGCCCCACACTCTTCAACCCAAAAGCATCAGGCAAGACTCCTTCCCCTCGGTGAGGAGACCACCAGCTGCCTTGGACTTGCCAGCCAAACCAGCGCTGGCGTTTCCCGCCCCTTCTTCTGGCCCCACGACCTTGACCTCGACCTCTGCCAGTGTCATCACAGGTGATCTGCGTGGAAAATCCCGGCCAAAAGCAGATGTTTCTTTCTGTGCTAACTACCCTCTCCTCCCGTGTTCTCCTTCctcgttctttttctttccccattcccAACATCCATGGAATATAAAGCAGGTCATATTTTTTTTGCCTAGAAGACAGGTGATTTTACAAAATGTGAATAAGTTAGtgagagaaacaaaaccagaccCTGAATGCTGTCCTGGCTCACAAGGCGTCCTTGGAAACACAGACtggtcaggggcagaggggggcatTTCAGTGGTTAAAATCCGGGGTACggagagattctttttctcctctgatcAAAATACAAAGTctctctcttgatctcagggtcgtgagttcaagccccaccttgggcacggagcctacttaaaaaaaaaaaagtccctgacTTCTTTCCTCTCTCGAGAAGTCACACTCCATCAATAAACCAGTGATGTGGGCTTGTTACTGCCTCACAGAGCAGCTCTCCTATCACCACTGAGCATTCCCAGTAACTGAGCTATTGCTTTCCACCCTCTTGAGAGGGAAAATAGAAGACCTCTCTAAACTATCATCTGAACCAGCTTTTTCCAGTTGATCTAAGTGCCTTCAAGGTGATAATCGCCCTCAGACACGACGGGAAGATCCAGCTCCTTCCCCACTAGGCTGACACAGTACTAACCGCTGGAGGCAAGATCCGCCAACGCGTGCTCCAAATCCTGGGTGAAGGCTGAAGGACAGAGAGGGTTTGCGCAGCCTCCAAGGATCCCCCCAGCATGTGTATTAACTACAGTGGAAACTATAGTGACTTTACAGGGGAAAACCCGACAGATCCCCCTGAACCGTATGGACCGAACGTGTCCCCCCGGAGTTCATACGCCCTAACCCCCGATGTGATGGCATCTGGCAACAGGGCCTTGAGGAGGTAACCAGGAGTGGATGAGGTCAGAGGGTAgagtcctcataagaagagaccACAGGGCTTGCTTCGTCCTGTCTCCCCATATCCCCGCCACGTGAGcccacagcaagaaggcagccaggaagagagctgtcACCGGAACCCGGCCGTGTGGCAccctgacctcagacttccagccgCTGGAACTGTGGGAACGGCGTGTCTGTGGTGGGAGCCCTAGTCTGTGCTATTCTGTgacagcagcctgagctaagacccTGGGCATCAAGGTAACATGAACGAGCAATAAGACATACGTGGCCCTGACGTGACCGCTACAGAGAACTCAGCACCCCCACGGCCTTGCTGCCCACAGCGGACCTCATCCTACCCATGAGAACGCCTCGGCGATACGCACACGGAGGGGCCTTCTACGAAATCCCTGGCCAGCCCTCGCCCGGAGCGTTACGGTCATGGAAGCCATGGGAAGAACGAGGACTTGTCAAAGCTCGGGCAGACAAAGGGAGTGGTGACGTGATCCTGAACTGGACCCTGGCACAGAAAAAGCACGGGAGCAGGACGGCGGGTGAAATCCGAATCCAGGGCAGAGTCAACAGCACGGCACTGATATGAATGTCTTCGTTTTGGTAGCTGCTATGGTTTGGCCACATGTTAACaccaggagaagcagggaggatgGGATTCTCTGTACCCGCTTCCCAGCTCCTCTCCAagtctaaaaattatttcaaaataaaaaaaggggtttaaaaaaaaaaatctgtccctgTCTAAAGTAATTACTCTGGGTCTCACCAAAGGGGAAAGGATTGTCTCCAGAAACTTGTTAGCTCCCAAATCAATGGCCAGATGGAGGAGTGGCTTTACACACAGGAGACAGTGACATTTCaaggtgggggggttggggggttggggagtTAGGGGCCTGGGGTTTGACGTTGCCACATCGTGAGTTACCGGCGACAGTGTGAGGAAGTGGCTGACCAGCAAGGAAGGGCCGAGAAGGAGCGTGTTCGGGGCCTGGCAGCGGAGGCTGATGGGAGGGGTGCAGGTGGTATGTGCTTTACACAACGCCGAACGGCAAGGACTGGCCAAGAGTACAGGAGAGCCTGGGCCAGTGCCTGGCTTCTGTTGCTGGTAGAAAGAACGCCCGCAGGCCGTGGCTGGGCTGACATAACACGGATTTCTGAACTCTGGTGGCCCCTGCCTTGAGCTGCTGAGCTTGCAAAAGGGGCCTGGGAAGGACAGGGGACACTCCGGGATGTTGCTTCCCCAAGGGACACCTGGGCTCAGAGCCTCTGGGAGCTCACCTGTCAACATGTCAGACCGCCTGAGAGGACCACAGGCTATTCCCGCCTGGGGTGGGCCTCCCTTTCCCAGCAGGTCCCCAAGTTACCTGTGATCCTGTTGGAAATGCTGAAGAGCCTGGACGTCCTCTGCCGCTGCACGAACGGCTCCCGGTAGTACCGATCCCCGAAGCACATGCCCAGCAGCTCCTTGCGGACCGTCTTGTTCCAGAGCCCATAGATCAGGGGGTGGCAGATGGCGCTGGTAAAGGACAGCCACGTGGCCCAGGTCTCCAGGGTCGGGGAGACGTAGTTCTTCCCCCAGAGGGCCTCGGAGGTGATGACGACCATGTAGGGGCCCCAGGTGACTGTGAAGGCGCCGAGGACCACCAGGATGGTGACGAGGGCTTTGCACTGGTTGGCCGAGTAGACCACGCCCTGAAAGGCGTTCCTCCTGCTGCCAGAGGAGGACGTGGAGGTGCTGGAGTTCTTCCTCCCGTTCCTCTGGGCGTCCTCCTCCACGATGAGCACGGTGCCACAGTGCACCTTGCGTGCCTTGACCCTGGCCACACGGAAGATGAAGCCATAGCACACCAGCATGACTAGAAAGGGGAACAGGACACACCAGATCTGCCAGAAGGCGGTGTAGCCAGGCTCCCGGTGCCACGCGGCCACGCACATCCACTTGAACTCGTCAAACTCCACCGACGACCAGCCGAACAGAGGGGGCAGGCAGCCGACGAGGGAGTGAAGCCAGATGTAGACAAGCGCCATCACAGCTCGGTTCCCCGTGATCTTCATGGGGTACACCATGGGGTACAGGACAGCGTAGTAGCTAgagaaagggtggagggagacgagagagaggagtcaaaagagggaaaagataCCAGAACGGGCACCCAGTGCTCTCCGATGTCGGAAGCTTTGCTGCGTTTCTCCATCCGATCCAGTCGTGGGGCGAATGCTCCTAAAGGTAGCTCCTTCCCCCAACTGGTCCCCCACAAGTCACAGTCTGTGCCATGTTACTCAGCTTTGTGGGACCCTTCTTCCGTCAAGAGCTGGATGCCAGAATGAACCCAGAGCTCTGGCGGTCCTGTTTCCAAGTCACCAATGCCAGAGCCCAACCAGGTTCAGCAGTGTGGCTCGTCCTGACACATCTACAAAAGTTCAGAGGGACCCCCATCGAGCCAGATCATTTCTGTGTTGCTGGCATTAATCCACTTAGATCAGTTTTCAGAGGGTCATTAAAAACCAGAATAatgcgggcgcctgggtggctcagtcagttaagcgtctgccttcggctcaggtcatatctcggggtcctgggatcgagccccacatcaggctccctgctcagcggggagtctgcttctccctctgcctgccactgcccctgcctgtgctctctctctctctctccctgacaagtaaataaaaatcttaaaaaacaaacaaacagaataatATCAAAGGCCTAC
It encodes:
- the GPR161 gene encoding G-protein coupled receptor 161 isoform X1, translated to MDGFGTHISTAHDSMFDFSWKEVLHDPPRASVVRHGLPTARRGALTMSLNSSLGHRKELSNLTDQEGGEGGAVITDFITIIIITIFVCLGNLVIVVTLYKKSYLLTLSNKFVFSLTLSNLLLSVLVLPFVATSSIRREWVFGVVWCNFSALLYLLISSASMLTLGVIAVDRYYAVLYPMVYPMKITGNRAVMALVYIWLHSLVGCLPPLFGWSSVEFDEFKWMCVAAWHREPGYTAFWQIWCVLFPFLVMLVCYGFIFRVARVKARKVHCGTVLIVEEDAQRNGRKNSSTSTSSSGSRRNAFQGVVYSANQCKALVTILVVLGAFTVTWGPYMVVITSEALWGKNYVSPTLETWATWLSFTSAICHPLIYGLWNKTVRKELLGMCFGDRYYREPFVQRQRTSRLFSISNRITDLGLSPHLTALMAGGQPLGNSSSTGDTGFSCSQDSGTDVMLLEDCTSDDSPPSHCTCPPKRRSSVTFEDEVEQLKDASRNPILHVKAEVHESLDSYAASLAKVIEAEAKINLFGEEALPGVLAAARTVPGAGFGGRRGSRTLASQRLQLQSIEEGNILAAEQT
- the GPR161 gene encoding G-protein coupled receptor 161 isoform X3; translation: MVYPMKITGNRAVMALVYIWLHSLVGCLPPLFGWSSVEFDEFKWMCVAAWHREPGYTAFWQIWCVLFPFLVMLVCYGFIFRVARVKARKVHCGTVLIVEEDAQRNGRKNSSTSTSSSGSRRNAFQGVVYSANQCKALVTILVVLGAFTVTWGPYMVVITSEALWGKNYVSPTLETWATWLSFTSAICHPLIYGLWNKTVRKELLGMCFGDRYYREPFVQRQRTSRLFSISNRITDLGLSPHLTALMAGGQPLGNSSSTGDTGFSCSQDSGTDVMLLEDCTSDDSPPSHCTCPPKRRSSVTFEDEVEQLKDASRNPILHVKAEVHESLDSYAASLAKVIEAEAKINLFGEEALPGVLAAARTVPGAGFGGRRGSRTLASQRLQLQSIEEGNILAAEQT
- the GPR161 gene encoding G-protein coupled receptor 161 isoform X2, translating into MSTKGVVRHGLPTARRGALTMSLNSSLGHRKELSNLTDQEGGEGGAVITDFITIIIITIFVCLGNLVIVVTLYKKSYLLTLSNKFVFSLTLSNLLLSVLVLPFVATSSIRREWVFGVVWCNFSALLYLLISSASMLTLGVIAVDRYYAVLYPMVYPMKITGNRAVMALVYIWLHSLVGCLPPLFGWSSVEFDEFKWMCVAAWHREPGYTAFWQIWCVLFPFLVMLVCYGFIFRVARVKARKVHCGTVLIVEEDAQRNGRKNSSTSTSSSGSRRNAFQGVVYSANQCKALVTILVVLGAFTVTWGPYMVVITSEALWGKNYVSPTLETWATWLSFTSAICHPLIYGLWNKTVRKELLGMCFGDRYYREPFVQRQRTSRLFSISNRITDLGLSPHLTALMAGGQPLGNSSSTGDTGFSCSQDSGTDVMLLEDCTSDDSPPSHCTCPPKRRSSVTFEDEVEQLKDASRNPILHVKAEVHESLDSYAASLAKVIEAEAKINLFGEEALPGVLAAARTVPGAGFGGRRGSRTLASQRLQLQSIEEGNILAAEQT